A genomic stretch from Candidatus Methanomethylophilaceae archaeon includes:
- the galE gene encoding UDP-glucose 4-epimerase GalE, with amino-acid sequence MSAILVTGGCGYIGSHCALSLFDSGYDVIILDDFSTGSPSIGKSLESSSERIRIAEGSLLIPADIDQIFDNGDIGAVIHLAGSSQVAESVSDPGKYYRNNVVGTVNLLESMRLHGIGKIVFSSSAAVYGEPEYVPIDESHPLNPINPYGMSKLIVERILEDYDRAYGMKSVRLRYFNAAGADSKGRAGECHEPETHLIPCIIRSVLDGNSKFSLFGDDYDTRDGTCVRDYVNVEDLAEAHLLALRHLDAGGESGSFNLGTSSGSTVKEVLAACEKTMGKPVPTEIRSRRQGDPAILIADNRKAREILGWEPKRTLEDSVRTAYAWELRRRGLTSSP; translated from the coding sequence ATGTCGGCGATACTCGTGACCGGAGGATGCGGATACATAGGATCCCATTGCGCATTGTCCCTTTTTGACAGCGGATACGACGTCATCATTCTGGACGACTTCTCAACAGGTTCGCCTTCCATCGGGAAATCACTTGAATCCTCTTCCGAACGCATTAGAATCGCCGAAGGGAGCCTTCTCATCCCCGCGGACATAGACCAGATCTTCGATAACGGAGATATCGGCGCCGTAATCCATCTGGCCGGCTCCTCCCAAGTCGCCGAATCCGTGTCCGACCCCGGAAAATACTATCGCAACAACGTCGTAGGGACGGTGAACCTTCTGGAATCCATGAGACTCCATGGGATAGGAAAAATCGTGTTCTCGTCCTCAGCCGCGGTCTACGGCGAGCCGGAATACGTCCCGATCGACGAGTCTCATCCCCTGAATCCCATAAACCCCTACGGAATGAGCAAGCTTATCGTAGAGCGCATCCTGGAAGACTATGATCGGGCTTATGGGATGAAAAGCGTCCGTCTCAGATACTTCAACGCAGCCGGAGCCGATTCGAAAGGGCGGGCGGGCGAATGCCATGAGCCGGAGACCCACCTCATACCGTGCATAATAAGGTCTGTTTTGGATGGGAACTCGAAATTCAGCCTTTTCGGCGACGATTATGACACCAGAGATGGCACCTGCGTCAGGGATTACGTCAACGTGGAGGATCTGGCGGAAGCCCATCTGCTGGCTCTGCGTCATTTGGATGCCGGAGGTGAATCCGGAAGCTTCAATCTGGGGACGAGCAGCGGCAGCACGGTCAAAGAAGTCCTGGCCGCCTGCGAAAAAACTATGGGAAAGCCCGTCCCGACAGAAATCAGAAGCCGCCGCCAGGGTGATCCGGCAATCCTGATAGCGGACAACAGGAAAGCGAGGGAAATCCTTGGCTGGGAGCCGAAGAGAACCCTCGAAGACAGCGTCCGTACGGCTTATGCCTGGGAGCTGAGAAGAAGGGGGCTCACATCGTCCCCATGA
- the rfbA gene encoding glucose-1-phosphate thymidylyltransferase RfbA — MPPSKITKGIILAAGAGTRLYPSTFPISKILLPVYDRPMVYYPLFTLMSAGIRDILIITNERDRLNFERTLRDGSQFGVRITYEVQQVQRGIADAFIIGEKFTDGGPCVLILGDNIFHGEDLDRLMEEASKDVSNATVFAHWVPDPERFGVAEFDRGGNVISLEEKPKNPKSNYAVIGLYFLPGDAVEKAKTLKPSARGELEITDLNLMYLREGRLKVKTVSDDTVWMDAGTFDSLLDSANYIKDMDVRRETKILCPEIEALRKGYVTKEQMAAWIEPMKEGDYYKGVIKFMGTM, encoded by the coding sequence ATGCCTCCGTCCAAGATAACCAAGGGCATAATCCTCGCCGCAGGGGCGGGGACCAGGCTTTACCCTTCCACGTTCCCGATATCAAAGATACTTCTCCCGGTTTATGACCGCCCGATGGTGTACTACCCTCTGTTCACCCTGATGTCCGCCGGAATCAGGGACATACTGATAATCACCAACGAGAGAGACAGGCTGAACTTCGAGAGGACGCTTAGGGACGGCTCCCAGTTCGGCGTCAGGATAACCTACGAGGTCCAGCAGGTGCAGCGCGGGATAGCCGACGCGTTCATCATCGGAGAGAAGTTCACCGACGGGGGCCCCTGCGTCCTGATACTCGGGGACAACATATTCCACGGGGAGGATCTGGACAGGCTCATGGAGGAGGCATCGAAAGACGTCTCGAACGCCACCGTATTCGCCCATTGGGTCCCCGATCCGGAGAGGTTCGGTGTGGCGGAGTTCGATCGCGGCGGGAATGTCATCTCCCTGGAGGAGAAGCCCAAGAATCCCAAGTCCAATTATGCCGTCATAGGCCTGTATTTCCTGCCCGGGGATGCGGTGGAGAAAGCGAAGACTCTGAAGCCTTCCGCCCGCGGGGAGCTGGAGATCACCGACCTCAATCTGATGTATCTCAGGGAGGGGAGGCTGAAGGTGAAGACGGTCAGCGACGACACCGTCTGGATGGACGCAGGGACGTTCGATTCCCTTCTGGATTCCGCCAATTACATCAAGGACATGGATGTCAGGAGGGAGACGAAGATCCTCTGCCCGGAGATCGAAGCCCTCAGAAAGGGCTACGTCACGAAGGAACAGATGGCCGCCTGGATCGAGCCGATGAAAGAGGGCGATTACTACAAAGGCGTCATCAAATTCATGGGGACGATGTGA
- a CDS encoding CotH kinase family protein: MNQTVAKALISLVLIASIAAALITSEHPEPEHDESFPCLSIDTRGVAIETKDAYIRCTVDAESGQGDISHAEAGIKGRGNSTWEQPKKPYAVKFSEKTSLFGNGPSKTWVLLADYLDKSMLRNRMSQSVAETLGVDSLSSQYVSLYLNGEYMGLYLLIEKIGLDDADESGFILEMDSHAASEGTEGIDYFSVNGKDYGIKDLDCTPERTAEIKGFMEAIWDAIDSDEWSRVQEMLDPESFAATYIVEELFHDADVNLSSFYFHLGEDGRLCSGPIWDFDLCAGNYNTMHANDPEFMYVALMSDWYSSLLGYDEFRALVSEMLKDKGQYIRSAINETVAYAIQHDGDFLKNYGKWSTLDRHVDMNPLALMALDTWKEHVDLLAAWLERSLESMLKEYCG; the protein is encoded by the coding sequence TTGAATCAGACCGTTGCGAAAGCGTTGATTTCTCTGGTGCTGATCGCTTCCATTGCTGCGGCCCTCATAACTTCCGAGCATCCGGAACCGGAGCACGATGAGAGCTTCCCCTGCCTGAGCATAGACACCAGAGGCGTAGCCATCGAGACCAAAGACGCATACATCCGCTGCACGGTCGACGCGGAATCCGGACAGGGAGACATCTCCCATGCGGAAGCGGGCATCAAGGGCCGCGGGAATTCGACCTGGGAACAGCCCAAGAAACCGTATGCCGTCAAGTTCAGCGAAAAGACCTCTCTCTTCGGGAACGGTCCCTCCAAAACATGGGTCCTTCTGGCGGATTACTTGGACAAAAGCATGCTCAGGAACAGAATGTCCCAATCGGTAGCGGAAACTCTGGGCGTGGATTCCCTTTCGTCGCAATACGTCAGCCTATACCTCAACGGCGAATATATGGGGCTTTATCTGCTCATCGAGAAGATCGGACTGGATGACGCAGACGAATCGGGTTTCATATTGGAGATGGACTCGCATGCAGCCTCGGAAGGCACCGAGGGTATTGATTACTTCTCGGTCAACGGAAAGGACTATGGGATCAAGGATTTGGATTGCACTCCGGAGCGGACCGCCGAGATAAAGGGATTCATGGAAGCCATATGGGATGCCATCGATTCGGACGAATGGTCTCGGGTTCAGGAGATGCTGGACCCGGAATCTTTCGCGGCGACGTACATTGTTGAAGAACTGTTCCACGATGCCGACGTCAACCTCTCCAGCTTCTACTTCCATTTGGGCGAGGACGGGAGATTATGCAGCGGGCCGATATGGGACTTCGACCTTTGCGCCGGCAATTACAACACGATGCATGCCAATGACCCGGAGTTCATGTACGTCGCCCTGATGAGCGATTGGTACTCATCCCTTCTGGGATACGATGAGTTCCGCGCCTTGGTATCGGAGATGCTGAAGGATAAGGGGCAGTACATCAGATCGGCGATAAACGAGACAGTAGCATATGCGATCCAGCATGACGGCGATTTCCTGAAGAACTACGGGAAATGGTCCACCTTAGACCGGCATGTTGATATGAATCCGCTGGCGCTCATGGCCTTGGACACTTGGAAAGAACACGTTGATCTTCTGGCCGCCTGGCTGGAAAGAAGCCTGGAATCCATGCTGAAGGAATACTGCGGATGA